A genome region from Jeongeupia sp. HS-3 includes the following:
- a CDS encoding glycoside hydrolase family 19 protein: MFYPKIAALAVAAVFAAQLAHAAPAWDTKAVYTAGQSVDHGGKTWKAKWWTQGNTPGAEQWGPWELTGSAGGATPTPAPAPTPAPTPAPTPAPTPAPTPAPTPAPTPAPTPAPTPAPTPPPTPAPTPAPTPAGTACVAAWNAGTAYSGGASASHLNRNYSAKWWTKGDDPSKGGVWVDAGACSGGSTGGGSTGGGTTPTPAPSGPLTKAQAEAKEAELTNNDFFRSIKASIRTAPNAVVDAVAPGKADNPLNVKRIERLLPEAKWEYLFPRRDASYTYQRFLQANAKFPAICDDYKDGRDADAICRHSLATMFAHFAQETGDHNRNDTVPEWRQALKYLRELGCEETGPGCGYNTECADPVFNTVWTCGKGADGGWKKYFGRGAKQLSYNYNYGPFSQAMFSGDQFKLLNDPDLVASTWLNLASATFFFVYPQPPKPSMLHVIDGTWVPNQTDQAAGTGNNFATTIQIINAECGLGAEKQAAQNRIDYYKEFSRELGWDYSKEQLSCATMQRFGPGSSAAYNIYWEKNWNTGGDNQCMLVSYQTPYNALIEGNYVKCVEKNWGVTLK, encoded by the coding sequence ATGTTTTATCCGAAGATCGCCGCGCTTGCCGTGGCCGCAGTCTTTGCTGCACAACTGGCCCATGCCGCCCCGGCCTGGGACACCAAGGCCGTTTACACCGCCGGCCAGTCGGTCGATCACGGCGGCAAGACCTGGAAGGCCAAGTGGTGGACCCAGGGCAACACGCCCGGCGCCGAACAATGGGGCCCGTGGGAACTGACCGGCAGCGCCGGCGGCGCGACGCCGACACCTGCGCCTGCGCCAACACCCGCGCCGACGCCCGCTCCGACGCCCGCGCCGACGCCCGCTCCGACGCCCGCTCCGACGCCCGCTCCGACACCTGCTCCGACACCTGCGCCGACGCCCGCTCCGACTCCTCCGCCGACTCCCGCGCCGACTCCCGCGCCGACCCCGGCCGGTACCGCCTGCGTCGCCGCGTGGAACGCAGGCACCGCCTACAGCGGCGGCGCCAGCGCCAGCCATCTGAACCGCAACTACAGCGCCAAGTGGTGGACCAAGGGCGACGACCCGAGCAAGGGCGGCGTCTGGGTCGATGCCGGCGCGTGCAGCGGCGGCTCGACCGGCGGTGGTTCGACCGGTGGCGGTACCACACCGACGCCGGCTCCGAGCGGCCCGCTGACCAAGGCGCAGGCCGAGGCCAAGGAAGCCGAGCTGACCAATAACGACTTCTTCCGCAGCATCAAGGCGTCGATCCGCACCGCGCCAAACGCCGTCGTCGATGCCGTCGCGCCGGGCAAGGCGGACAACCCGCTCAACGTGAAGCGGATCGAGCGGCTGCTGCCGGAAGCCAAGTGGGAATACCTGTTCCCGCGCCGCGACGCCAGCTACACCTACCAGCGCTTCCTGCAGGCCAACGCCAAATTCCCGGCGATCTGCGACGACTACAAGGACGGCCGCGACGCCGATGCGATCTGCCGCCACAGTCTGGCGACGATGTTCGCGCACTTCGCGCAGGAAACCGGCGACCACAACCGCAACGACACGGTGCCCGAATGGCGTCAGGCGCTGAAGTACCTGCGCGAACTCGGTTGCGAGGAAACCGGCCCGGGCTGCGGTTACAACACCGAATGCGCCGACCCGGTCTTCAACACCGTGTGGACCTGCGGCAAGGGCGCCGACGGTGGCTGGAAGAAGTACTTCGGCCGTGGCGCCAAGCAGCTTTCGTACAACTACAACTACGGCCCGTTCTCGCAGGCGATGTTCTCGGGTGACCAGTTCAAGCTGCTGAACGATCCGGATCTGGTGGCGTCGACCTGGCTCAACCTCGCCAGCGCGACGTTCTTCTTCGTCTACCCGCAACCGCCGAAACCGTCGATGCTGCACGTGATCGACGGCACCTGGGTACCGAACCAGACCGACCAGGCCGCCGGCACCGGCAACAACTTCGCGACGACGATCCAGATCATCAACGCCGAATGCGGCCTCGGGGCCGAGAAACAGGCGGCACAGAACCGCATCGACTACTACAAGGAGTTCTCGCGCGAACTGGGCTGGGACTACAGCAAGGAGCAGCTGAGCTGCGCCACGATGCAGCGCTTCGGCCCGGGCAGCTCGGCGGCGTACAACATCTACTGGGAAAAGAACTGGAACACCGGCGGCGACAACCAGTGCATGCTGGTCAGCTACCAGACGCCGTACAACGCCTTGATCGAAGGCAACTACGTGAAGTGCGTCGAGAAGAACTGGGGCGTGACGCTGAAGTAA
- a CDS encoding MATE family efflux transporter — translation MLTISPRLRLALHQFYALAIPVMLQLLFMSARNITDIVLTANLGETAVATVGIASKAIMVGMVALAGLASGCSVLGAQYFGHGDLLGLRRSIGLGLLLSLAFILVPVVIVFGFFAEAIIRLASTDPAVIGNAVEYLRIFAGAFAFMAVSAVLGIGLRVSGHAGTATALSLIGVIANVVLCIILINGAGPFPAQGIMGAAWATLFSTALEAVLMLAWIAIRKPELMPRWRDLATLPPGFAGHYLGIAVPSTVNGLIWSLGIFTYGAIYGRIGTHELAIMASLTPLEAISIAVEQGLATATSILLGHRLGQGRFAQARRLGWLYLRISIGTSILLGLMLLLAMPLLLHVFRLDGAAHTVATQVYFIMVITFWIKTINAVGISGVLRSGGDVGAGLKIDVIGQWCVGIPLALLGAFYFGLPLPAVFVLVMLEDVVKAVLTTRRIRCRLWIRSMIQPSLAST, via the coding sequence ATGCTGACGATCAGCCCGCGCCTGCGGCTGGCGCTGCACCAGTTCTACGCACTGGCGATTCCGGTCATGCTGCAACTGCTATTCATGTCGGCACGCAACATCACCGACATCGTACTCACCGCCAATCTCGGCGAGACGGCCGTGGCGACGGTCGGCATTGCCAGCAAGGCCATCATGGTCGGCATGGTCGCACTGGCGGGGCTCGCCAGCGGCTGCAGCGTGCTTGGCGCGCAGTATTTTGGCCATGGCGATCTGCTGGGCCTGCGCCGTTCGATCGGCCTCGGGCTGCTGCTCTCGCTAGCCTTCATCCTCGTCCCGGTCGTGATCGTTTTCGGCTTTTTCGCCGAGGCCATCATCCGGCTGGCGAGTACCGATCCGGCCGTGATCGGCAATGCGGTCGAATACCTGCGCATCTTCGCCGGCGCCTTTGCCTTCATGGCCGTCAGCGCGGTGCTGGGCATCGGCCTGCGGGTGAGCGGCCACGCCGGCACCGCGACCGCGCTCAGCCTGATCGGCGTGATCGCCAATGTCGTGCTGTGCATCATCCTCATCAACGGCGCAGGCCCGTTTCCCGCACAGGGCATCATGGGCGCGGCGTGGGCCACGCTGTTCAGCACGGCGCTCGAAGCGGTGCTGATGCTGGCCTGGATCGCCATCCGCAAGCCCGAACTGATGCCCCGCTGGCGGGATCTCGCGACGCTGCCGCCGGGTTTTGCCGGCCACTATCTGGGCATCGCGGTGCCGTCGACGGTGAACGGGCTGATCTGGTCGCTGGGCATCTTTACCTACGGCGCGATCTACGGGCGGATCGGTACCCATGAGCTGGCCATCATGGCCTCGCTGACCCCGCTGGAGGCGATCAGCATCGCGGTCGAGCAAGGCCTGGCGACGGCGACATCTATCCTGCTGGGGCACCGGCTCGGGCAAGGCCGCTTTGCGCAGGCCCGGCGCCTTGGCTGGCTCTACCTGCGGATCAGCATCGGCACGTCCATCCTGCTCGGCCTCATGCTGTTGCTGGCGATGCCGCTGCTGCTGCATGTGTTCCGGCTCGACGGCGCCGCGCACACCGTCGCCACGCAGGTGTATTTCATCATGGTCATCACCTTCTGGATCAAGACCATCAACGCGGTCGGCATCAGCGGCGTGCTGCGCAGCGGCGGTGATGTCGGCGCCGGTCTGAAAATCGACGTGATCGGCCAATGGTGCGTCGGCATTCCGCTGGCGCTGCTGGGCGCGTTCTATTTCGGCCTCCCGCTGCCGGCGGTCTTCGTGCTGGTCATGCTCGAAGACGTCGTCAAGGCCGTGCTGACGACCCGGCGCATCCGCTGCCGCCTGTGGATCAGATCGATGATCCAGCCCTCCCTCGCATCCACCTGA
- a CDS encoding HupE/UreJ family protein produces MQGRWDIALRDLDNPLVLDADGNGRLTWGELKARQRDIGSYALARLTLSAGGQACAIQPQDMLIDHHTDGAYAVLMFNARYAVPPTRLKIGYRLFADLDTLHKGLVHVVNDGAISTAILGLDRPEEVLDLHGKSLGGVLGDFMLEGIWHIWHIWHIWRSFDHALFLIALLLPASWVATGRGWQPVRSVRPVLMEMLRIVTAFTAAHAITLTLATLHLISLPGVVVEIGIAVTILLTALNNLYPVVQRRLWLVAFVFGLIHGFGFANVLTDMALSSTHLAAALAGFNLGVECGQLGLVLLLLPVLYLYRQERGFKQVLLYGGSAAICAFAVVWVWQRSAPLLA; encoded by the coding sequence ATGCAAGGGCGCTGGGATATCGCGCTGCGTGATCTGGACAACCCGCTGGTGCTCGACGCCGACGGTAACGGTCGGCTGACATGGGGCGAGCTCAAGGCGCGGCAGCGCGACATCGGCAGCTACGCGCTGGCGCGGCTGACGCTGAGTGCCGGCGGGCAGGCGTGCGCAATCCAGCCGCAGGACATGCTGATCGATCACCACACCGACGGCGCCTATGCGGTACTGATGTTCAACGCCCGCTACGCGGTGCCGCCAACGCGGCTGAAGATCGGCTACCGCCTGTTTGCCGATCTGGACACCCTGCACAAGGGGCTGGTGCATGTGGTCAACGACGGCGCGATTTCAACGGCGATTCTCGGGCTGGATCGTCCGGAGGAAGTGCTCGATCTGCACGGCAAATCGCTTGGCGGCGTGCTCGGCGATTTCATGCTCGAAGGCATCTGGCACATCTGGCACATCTGGCACATCTGGCGCAGTTTCGACCACGCGCTGTTCCTGATCGCCTTGCTGCTACCGGCATCGTGGGTCGCCACCGGCCGGGGCTGGCAACCGGTGAGGTCGGTGAGGCCGGTGCTGATGGAGATGTTGCGCATCGTGACCGCGTTTACCGCCGCGCACGCCATCACGCTGACGCTGGCGACGCTGCACCTGATCAGCCTGCCGGGTGTGGTGGTCGAAATCGGCATCGCCGTCACCATCCTGCTGACGGCGCTCAACAACCTCTACCCGGTCGTGCAGCGGCGGTTGTGGCTGGTGGCTTTCGTGTTCGGGCTGATCCACGGTTTCGGCTTTGCCAATGTGCTGACCGATATGGCGCTGTCGAGCACGCATCTGGCCGCGGCGCTGGCCGGTTTCAACCTCGGCGTCGAATGCGGCCAGCTGGGCCTCGTGCTGTTGCTGCTGCCCGTCCTCTACCTGTACCGGCAGGAGCGCGGCTTCAAGCAGGTGCTGCTGTATGGCGGTTCGGCCGCGATCTGCGCATTCGCCGTCGTCTGGGTCTGGCAGCGCAGCGCGCCGCTGCTGGCCTGA
- a CDS encoding HAD-IA family hydrolase, which produces MAASGFPMKPKVYPMPSLNQFDGFLFDMDGTLLDSTPCIEGLWRRWATHTGLDADWVLQHIHGRRGIDTIRLVAPHLDAEATLKMLIAEEQQTLEGTTAIAGARALLEWLAATQQKWGVVTSAPRQLAIAKLAYLDLPQPPVLIGAEDVRHGKPHPAPYVQGIAALGLPASRILAFEDAPAGILSARAAGLAVVALRTSHPDHALGDASWIIDDLLDLQLHASMPQQPEDAAC; this is translated from the coding sequence ATGGCAGCCTCCGGTTTCCCGATGAAACCGAAGGTGTATCCCATGCCCAGCCTGAATCAGTTTGATGGTTTCCTGTTCGATATGGACGGCACCCTGCTCGACTCCACGCCATGCATCGAAGGGCTCTGGCGGCGCTGGGCCACGCACACGGGGCTGGATGCTGATTGGGTTTTGCAACATATCCATGGCCGCCGCGGCATCGATACCATCCGCCTCGTCGCGCCTCACCTGGACGCCGAAGCGACGCTGAAGATGCTGATCGCCGAAGAGCAGCAGACACTCGAAGGCACCACCGCCATTGCCGGCGCCAGGGCATTGCTCGAATGGCTGGCCGCTACGCAGCAGAAATGGGGCGTGGTCACATCCGCACCGCGCCAGCTCGCGATCGCCAAGCTGGCCTACCTCGACCTGCCTCAGCCACCAGTGCTGATCGGCGCGGAAGATGTCCGGCACGGCAAGCCCCATCCCGCCCCCTATGTGCAGGGCATTGCCGCGCTGGGGCTGCCGGCATCACGGATTCTGGCCTTCGAGGATGCACCGGCCGGCATCCTGTCCGCCCGCGCGGCGGGTCTGGCCGTCGTAGCCCTGCGGACCTCGCACCCGGATCATGCGCTCGGCGATGCGAGCTGGATCATCGATGACCTGCTCGACCTGCAATTGCACGCTTCAATGCCGCAACAGCCCGAGGACGCAGCATGCTGA
- a CDS encoding ImpA family metalloprotease: MAWSKVWGVLLVAALTACGGGGGGGGDSGGGGGGTTTAGGGGTGTNPTPVPPPPPAVVSAIDTAVASGDPAALSDPLPIIVQAYNRALSLSKAQAALTQSLQRGVSSEYTPGSSSQFILPGNPELAQPLIVGDGGQMLASISIAEGGRSAGYGTNVLDQFRSGTLTHAPAFGRLLSWLVSGNADTALPASMDVSIAGVSVGNTISGLGKAGITAKDAGCDALADSACAARVSLVIVGSGVAVDATLTARTRTLLKSGKPVLYLHTGGWGDSQSGRQMLNAMSLDLGGYGGNYWSGDKVAAGRSDAANARVSDQFDDILPLLSRLATDKLRSDYDWSKCGDSSCGDVPRFNDEVITPTELIRTQLNTFNGNVRPLFATPDTTLLRLLTLWADVTRKQIVYPLDKQKNPAAFQQAMIADAWVSYVRSVGSRQNDLGTFMSANGAKLPVSASDETVSVTLSDTGGFTAIGRMAMPGQPLQITVLDAGTATTALRINTQRGSSTKIGNAYTRPRILASPSMPLAAGTTLPVVTPYGGLLQLQYSGATPGQVVKLKLRGVAKQPFLDTTVSSDRTAFVSALTSTTSDWVEIKMAGMEAHARTSMLRDVINGSDYKGDMNKYLDEMINLFFDDAYGFAGFARAGKTLPASITTYCGTKGWDCSDATLHRGPGTQHINIDVYAQCGAGCSGNPYDQTWGLTPRGWGESHELGHNLQLGVLSIYTGAATGEVSNQIFPLHKMWRMYRELGVDLNNTRVAYRNAFDLIVAAKATSTPVDSAYQALWADTSYAAQNGIRMAFYTQWVHYWQERTGNATQAWDIYTLLYLHSRLFSQTDWATNKDKLGYSQYTTRPSVDGNDNMLIALSWITHRNQRPTFDLWGIKYSAAAASQVDSYGFAQESAFFYANTSTNNYSTVRKVSMTAASPAWPF, encoded by the coding sequence ATGGCTTGGAGCAAAGTCTGGGGAGTGCTGCTGGTCGCAGCACTGACCGCCTGCGGTGGCGGTGGCGGTGGCGGTGGCGATAGCGGCGGCGGCGGCGGTGGCACCACAACGGCCGGCGGTGGCGGAACAGGCACGAACCCCACCCCCGTACCGCCTCCGCCCCCCGCCGTCGTCTCTGCAATCGATACCGCAGTCGCCAGCGGCGATCCCGCCGCGCTGAGCGATCCACTGCCGATCATCGTCCAAGCCTACAACCGGGCATTGTCGCTATCGAAAGCACAAGCTGCGCTGACCCAGTCGCTGCAGCGCGGTGTCAGCAGTGAATACACCCCCGGCAGCTCCAGCCAGTTCATCCTGCCGGGCAATCCAGAACTGGCCCAGCCGCTGATCGTCGGTGATGGTGGCCAGATGCTGGCGAGCATCAGCATCGCCGAAGGCGGCCGCAGCGCCGGCTACGGCACCAATGTGCTGGATCAGTTCCGTAGCGGCACCCTCACCCATGCGCCGGCATTCGGCCGACTGCTGTCCTGGCTGGTGAGCGGCAATGCCGATACCGCCCTGCCGGCGTCGATGGACGTCAGCATTGCCGGCGTATCCGTCGGCAACACCATCAGCGGTCTGGGCAAGGCCGGGATAACGGCCAAGGATGCAGGCTGCGATGCGCTGGCCGACAGCGCCTGCGCCGCGCGCGTTTCGCTGGTGATCGTCGGCTCGGGCGTGGCGGTCGACGCCACCCTGACCGCGCGGACCCGCACGTTACTCAAATCTGGCAAACCGGTGCTTTACCTGCACACCGGCGGCTGGGGCGACAGCCAGTCCGGCCGGCAGATGCTGAACGCCATGTCCCTGGATCTGGGCGGTTACGGCGGCAATTACTGGTCTGGCGACAAGGTCGCGGCGGGCCGCAGCGACGCGGCCAACGCCAGGGTCAGCGACCAGTTCGACGACATTCTGCCACTGCTCTCCCGCCTGGCGACCGACAAGCTGCGCAGCGACTATGACTGGAGCAAATGTGGCGACAGCAGTTGCGGCGATGTCCCGCGCTTCAATGATGAAGTGATCACCCCCACCGAGTTGATCCGCACCCAGCTCAACACGTTCAACGGCAATGTCCGGCCGCTGTTCGCCACCCCGGACACGACCTTGCTGCGCTTGCTGACGCTCTGGGCCGACGTGACCCGCAAGCAGATCGTCTACCCGCTCGACAAGCAGAAGAACCCGGCCGCCTTCCAGCAGGCGATGATCGCCGACGCCTGGGTGAGCTATGTACGCAGTGTCGGTAGCCGGCAGAACGATCTGGGCACCTTCATGAGCGCCAATGGCGCAAAACTGCCGGTCAGCGCGAGCGATGAAACCGTCAGCGTCACCCTGAGCGATACCGGCGGCTTCACCGCTATCGGCCGCATGGCCATGCCGGGCCAGCCGCTGCAGATCACCGTGCTCGACGCCGGCACCGCCACCACCGCGCTGCGCATCAACACCCAGCGGGGATCGTCGACCAAGATCGGCAACGCCTATACCCGTCCACGCATCCTCGCCAGCCCGAGCATGCCGCTGGCGGCGGGCACCACCTTGCCGGTGGTCACCCCCTATGGCGGCCTACTGCAACTGCAATACAGCGGCGCGACCCCGGGCCAGGTGGTCAAGCTCAAGCTGCGCGGCGTCGCCAAACAGCCTTTCCTCGATACCACGGTCAGCAGCGACCGCACCGCCTTTGTTTCGGCACTGACCAGCACGACGTCCGACTGGGTCGAGATCAAGATGGCCGGCATGGAGGCGCATGCCCGGACCAGCATGCTGCGCGACGTAATCAACGGCAGCGACTACAAGGGGGACATGAACAAGTACCTGGACGAGATGATCAACCTGTTCTTCGACGATGCCTACGGCTTCGCCGGTTTTGCCCGCGCCGGCAAGACCCTGCCGGCGTCGATCACCACTTACTGCGGCACCAAGGGCTGGGACTGCAGCGATGCGACCCTGCACCGCGGGCCGGGGACGCAGCATATCAACATCGACGTGTATGCCCAGTGCGGTGCTGGCTGCTCGGGCAACCCGTATGACCAGACCTGGGGCCTGACACCACGCGGCTGGGGCGAGAGCCACGAACTCGGTCACAACCTGCAGCTGGGCGTGCTGAGCATCTATACCGGCGCGGCCACCGGCGAGGTGTCGAACCAGATCTTCCCGCTGCACAAGATGTGGCGCATGTATCGCGAACTGGGCGTGGATCTGAACAACACCCGCGTGGCATATCGCAATGCCTTCGATCTGATCGTGGCCGCCAAAGCCACCTCCACCCCGGTCGACTCGGCGTATCAGGCGCTGTGGGCCGATACCAGCTATGCCGCGCAAAACGGCATCCGCATGGCGTTCTACACCCAGTGGGTGCACTACTGGCAGGAGCGAACCGGCAATGCCACGCAGGCCTGGGATATCTATACCCTGCTCTACCTGCACTCGCGGCTGTTCTCCCAGACGGACTGGGCCACCAACAAGGACAAGCTCGGCTACAGCCAGTACACCACCCGCCCGAGTGTGGACGGCAACGACAATATGCTGATCGCCCTGTCGTGGATTACCCACCGTAACCAGCGGCCGACCTTCGACCTGTGGGGCATCAAGTACTCGGCGGCCGCGGCCAGCCAGGTCGACAGCTATGGTTTTGCTCAGGAATCGGCATTTTTCTACGCCAACACCAGCACCAACAACTACAGCACGGTGCGCAAAGTAAGCATGACCGCAGCCAGCCCGGCCTGGCCGTTCTGA
- the aroA gene encoding 3-phosphoshikimate 1-carboxyvinyltransferase, translating to MEYLDLAPIAHVRGTVQIPGSKSISNRILLLAALAEGETLIRGLLGSDDTQRMLEALEQLGIACRQQGDTRDFTVQGGNGVFPVKHGEFFLGNAGTAVRSLTAALAMAGGEYTLKGVARMHERPIGDLVDALRVAGAKIDYLGNEGFPPLAIHPGEIGSGRRIPVKGNVSSQFLTALLMALPLSGEDVTIELVGELISKPYIEITLNLMAKFGVSVENRDWQAFVIRGGQRYVSPGEVFVEGDASSASYFLAAGAIAALGGALRVEGVGSESIQGDKRFAETLEQMGAQVSWGPNWIEVAPPVSGRLKAVDVDLNHIPDAAMTIAIAALFADGTTTIRNIESWRVKETDRLAAMATELRKVGAIVEEGQDYIVVTPPAALTPNAEIGTYDDHRMAMCFSLVALGGVPVRILDPNCTAKTFPTYFAELARIAG from the coding sequence ATGGAATATCTCGACCTCGCCCCGATCGCCCACGTCCGTGGCACCGTGCAAATCCCCGGTTCCAAAAGCATTTCCAACCGCATCCTGCTGCTGGCTGCGCTCGCCGAAGGCGAAACGCTGATTCGCGGCCTGCTTGGTTCCGACGATACCCAGCGCATGCTCGAAGCGCTGGAACAGCTCGGCATTGCCTGCCGCCAGCAAGGCGACACGCGCGACTTCACCGTTCAGGGTGGCAACGGGGTCTTTCCGGTCAAGCACGGCGAGTTCTTCCTTGGCAACGCCGGTACTGCCGTCCGCTCGCTGACCGCCGCGCTGGCGATGGCCGGCGGCGAATACACGCTCAAGGGCGTCGCCCGGATGCACGAGCGGCCGATCGGCGATCTGGTCGATGCGCTGCGCGTGGCTGGCGCGAAAATCGACTACCTCGGCAACGAGGGCTTCCCGCCGCTGGCGATCCATCCGGGCGAGATCGGCAGCGGCCGGCGCATTCCGGTCAAGGGCAATGTCTCGAGCCAGTTCCTCACCGCCTTGCTGATGGCGCTGCCGCTGAGCGGCGAGGACGTCACCATCGAGCTGGTCGGCGAACTGATTTCCAAGCCCTATATCGAGATCACGCTGAACCTGATGGCCAAGTTCGGCGTCAGCGTCGAAAACCGCGACTGGCAGGCGTTCGTCATCCGTGGCGGCCAGCGCTATGTGAGCCCCGGCGAAGTCTTCGTCGAAGGCGACGCATCCAGCGCATCGTACTTCCTCGCCGCCGGCGCGATCGCGGCACTGGGCGGTGCGCTGCGGGTCGAAGGCGTCGGCAGCGAGAGCATTCAGGGCGACAAGCGCTTTGCCGAAACGCTGGAACAGATGGGCGCGCAGGTCAGCTGGGGGCCGAACTGGATCGAGGTCGCGCCGCCGGTCTCGGGCAGACTGAAGGCCGTCGACGTCGACCTCAACCACATCCCCGACGCGGCGATGACCATCGCCATCGCCGCGCTGTTCGCCGATGGCACGACGACGATCCGCAATATCGAGAGCTGGCGCGTCAAGGAAACCGACCGCCTCGCCGCGATGGCGACCGAGCTGCGCAAGGTCGGCGCCATCGTCGAAGAAGGCCAGGATTACATCGTCGTCACCCCGCCGGCCGCGCTGACACCGAACGCCGAAATCGGCACCTACGACGATCACCGCATGGCGATGTGCTTCTCGCTGGTTGCGCTCGGCGGCGTGCCGGTGCGCATCCTCGATCCGAACTGCACCGCCAAGACCTTCCCGACCTACTTCGCCGAGCTGGCCCGCATCGCCGGTTGA
- a CDS encoding AraC family transcriptional regulator, whose amino-acid sequence MKANFEVITADNGESWAFFQRNAQAALPFNWHYHPEYELSLVLNASGSRYIGDHIGACDGADLVLTGPNLPHTWAVQAVAADRLIAVRVIWFTHEWIARLCATCPEFQPLLRWLADASRGLKFSDAALERVRPLIGQMEEATPMTRLILLLQVLGVLKSDQPIQLSSAAFSGAPDRHGENRITRVTQYLTTHYREPLDLRQLAALANLTVNSLCRAFRQHTRASISEYVARLRIGRACAELIDSNQPIATIAHDMGYRNLSHFNRQFRASKGMSPGEFRTRFHRTDAG is encoded by the coding sequence ATGAAAGCGAACTTTGAAGTCATCACCGCAGACAATGGCGAGTCGTGGGCATTCTTCCAGCGCAACGCGCAGGCCGCGCTGCCGTTCAACTGGCATTACCATCCGGAATACGAATTGTCGCTGGTGCTGAACGCCAGCGGCAGCCGCTACATCGGCGATCACATCGGCGCCTGCGACGGCGCCGATCTGGTGCTGACCGGCCCCAATCTGCCGCACACCTGGGCGGTGCAGGCCGTCGCGGCAGACCGGCTGATTGCGGTGCGGGTCATCTGGTTTACCCACGAATGGATAGCGCGGCTGTGCGCCACGTGCCCGGAGTTCCAGCCACTGCTGCGCTGGCTGGCCGATGCATCCCGCGGCCTGAAGTTCAGCGATGCCGCGCTCGAACGGGTGCGTCCGCTGATCGGGCAGATGGAAGAAGCCACGCCGATGACGCGACTGATCCTGCTGCTGCAGGTGCTGGGCGTGCTGAAATCGGATCAGCCGATACAGCTGTCATCGGCCGCGTTCTCGGGCGCCCCCGATCGCCACGGCGAAAACCGCATCACCCGGGTCACACAGTACCTGACCACCCATTACCGCGAGCCGCTCGATCTGCGGCAACTGGCCGCGCTGGCCAATCTCACCGTCAACAGCCTGTGCCGCGCTTTTCGCCAGCACACCCGCGCCAGCATTTCGGAATACGTCGCGCGGCTGCGCATCGGCCGCGCCTGCGCCGAGCTGATCGATTCGAACCAGCCGATCGCCACCATTGCCCACGACATGGGTTACCGGAACCTCTCGCATTTCAACCGGCAGTTCCGTGCCAGCAAGGGCATGTCGCCCGGCGAATTCCGCACGCGCTTTCATCGCACCGACGCAGGCTGA
- the waaF gene encoding lipopolysaccharide heptosyltransferase II, which yields MKQILIVAPAWVGDAIMAQPLYAELQRQHPGVAIDVLAPSWTRPVHARMPEIRDAIDNPFGHGELALGKRWAIGRQLKARGYDQAILLPNSLKSALVPFFAGIPTRTGWLGESRYGLLNDWRKLDKDRYPKMVERFVALAVAADAALPGGSHYPQLKVDPAARAATLQKLGLDTAKPIVACCPGAEYGPAKRWPARHFAEFARHRIARGEQVWLFGSIKDAEIAAEIEALAPGVINLASRTSLAEAIDLMSLAMVAVCNDSGLMHVAAALNVPLAAVYGSSSPGFTPPLTEHAEIVSLNLVCSPCFKRTCPLEHMNCLNQLDADRVDAAVERLISPSDAR from the coding sequence ATGAAACAGATCCTGATCGTCGCCCCGGCCTGGGTCGGCGACGCCATCATGGCGCAGCCGCTGTACGCCGAACTGCAACGCCAGCACCCCGGCGTCGCCATCGACGTGCTCGCCCCAAGCTGGACGCGGCCCGTGCATGCACGGATGCCGGAAATCCGCGACGCGATCGACAACCCCTTCGGCCACGGCGAGCTGGCGCTGGGCAAGCGCTGGGCCATCGGCCGTCAACTGAAGGCACGCGGCTACGATCAGGCGATCCTGCTGCCCAATTCGCTCAAAAGCGCGCTGGTGCCGTTCTTTGCCGGCATTCCAACACGCACCGGCTGGCTGGGCGAATCGCGCTACGGTCTGCTGAACGACTGGCGAAAGCTCGACAAGGATCGCTATCCGAAAATGGTCGAGCGCTTTGTTGCGCTCGCCGTCGCCGCCGACGCAGCGCTGCCGGGCGGATCACACTATCCGCAACTGAAGGTCGACCCGGCCGCGCGCGCCGCGACCTTGCAGAAGCTGGGTCTGGATACCGCCAAACCGATCGTCGCCTGTTGCCCCGGTGCCGAATACGGCCCGGCCAAGCGCTGGCCGGCGCGCCATTTCGCCGAGTTCGCCCGCCACCGCATCGCGCGCGGCGAGCAGGTCTGGCTGTTCGGCTCGATCAAGGACGCCGAGATCGCCGCCGAAATCGAAGCACTCGCCCCCGGCGTGATCAACCTCGCCAGCCGCACCAGTCTGGCCGAAGCGATCGACCTGATGAGTCTGGCGATGGTCGCCGTCTGCAACGACTCGGGGCTGATGCACGTGGCAGCGGCGCTGAACGTGCCGCTGGCCGCCGTCTATGGTTCGTCGAGCCCCGGCTTCACGCCGCCGCTGACCGAGCACGCCGAGATCGTCTCGCTGAATCTGGTCTGTTCGCCGTGCTTCAAGCGCACCTGCCCGCTCGAACACATGAACTGCCTGAACCAGCTCGACGCCGACCGGGTCGATGCGGCGGTCGAACGGCTGATCTCCCCGTCGGACGCCCGCTAA